In a genomic window of Quercus lobata isolate SW786 chromosome 4, ValleyOak3.0 Primary Assembly, whole genome shotgun sequence:
- the LOC115983356 gene encoding putative disease resistance protein RGA3, with translation MTIDKGCFNNGEERKGNTCGPHGFLSVLRSTRFSLIMANWGTMLVFFASLYPTATRFTFIEALKKYGLCLLFHLNSPFPPTVTDCSGITLTLQFSVLRETEFAFIQFSLIQEMAEGVLFDIAKEIIGKAGDLALKEVALIWGVKDEINKLKETVSKISAVILDAEAKQHGSEVIKEWLKRLKDAMCDADDLLDEISTEALRREVMTGDKKAKEVRIFFSKYNQLAYGVRMGHKVKEMRERLVAIDAEPADRQFHLDERREEIQVRNVSRRQTHSLVSAEDVIGREEDKKVIIGSLLDPNVKENVSVLAIVGIGGLGKTTVAQLVFNDEKVKNHFELKLWVCVSENFDVKIIVQKILECLKNEKPKDLEKNMLVNNLQKEINGKRYMLVLDDVWNEDREKWSELKQIIMGGAQGSRILVTTRSVKVAKISRPSQPHVLQGLEEQLAWSLFKKMAFEEGEEPKEASFVNIGKDILKICVGVPLAIRTIGGLLYFKKSEREWLSFKDNELLKIPQNENDILPTLKLSYDYLSSYLKQCFAYCSLFPKDYEIEKESLIYMWMAEGFIKLYNEKQCPEDVGHEYFMDLLWRSFFQDVEEDELGNISTFKMHDLMHDMAIQVIGSESTTIYSKEKDIDNKNRHVSFIDTLNSSSEITFSLYKARRIRTFLWPCETTYWDCSTFSEIIERFKFIRLLDLHGSGIKTIPSSIKKLKHLRYLDLSENKDIEMLPNSIVKLYNLQTLKLSECDKLKELPRDVNKLVNLRFLEIGGCLGLTHMPNGLDQLTNLQTLSRFVMSKGRIDSVPRSYGKLKELNRLNELRGNLSIENLKHGKDAAIEYKDANLKEKQRLDRLDLEWVEEDMD, from the exons ATGACAATTGACAAAGGTTGCTTTAATAATGGCGAAGAGCGGAAAGGAAACACTTGTGGTCCACACGGTTTTCTTTCGGTGCTGAGGTCCACACGGTTTTCTTTAATAATGGCAAATTGGGGAACTATGCTTGTTTTTTTCGCATCTTTGTACCCCACAGCCACGCGTTTTACTTTCATCGAAGCACTCAAAAAGTATGGTCTTTGTCTTTTATTCCACCTGAATAGTCCATTCCCACCCACTGTCACAGATTGTTCTGGTATTACTCTTACCCTCCAGTTCTCTGTTCTCAGAGAGACAGAATTTGCATTCATTCAATTCTCTCTAATTCAAGAAATGGCGGAAGGAGTTCTGTTCGACATTGCTAAGGAAATCATTGGGAAGGCGGGCGACCTAGCACTCAAAGAGGTTGCGCTCATCTGGGGTGTCAAAGACGAGATCAACAAACTCAAGGAGACAGTTTCCAAAATCAGTGCTGTGATTTTGGATGCAGAGGCGAAGCAACACGGCAGTGAAGTGATCAAAGAGTGGCTGAAAAGGCTTAAGGATGCCATGTGTGATGCGGATGACTTGCTGGATGAAATCTCCACTGAGGCCCTGCGACGGGAAGTGATGACCGGTGACAAGAAGGCCAAAGAGGTACGCATCTTCTTTTCCAAATATAACCAGCTTGCATATGGTGTTAGAATGGGTCATAAGGTTAAGGAGATGAGGGAGAGGCTAGTTGCTATAGATGCGGAGCCTGCGGATAGGCAGTTTCACTTGGATGAACGTCGTGAGGAGATACAAGTCAGGAATGTGTCAAGAAGGCAGACTCATTCCCTTGTAAGTGCTGAAGATGTTATTGGGAGGGAGGAGGATAAGAAGGTCATTATTGGATCTCTGTTGGATCCCAATGTTAAGGAGAATGTTTCTGTCCTTGCGATAGTTGGTATCGGAGGACTAGGAAAGACCACAGTTGCTCAACTTGTCTTCAATGATGAAAAAGTCAAGAACCATTTTGAGCTAAAATTGTGGGTGTGTGTATCTGAGAATTTTGACGTGAAAATAATTGTTCAGAAAATCTTGGAGTGtctaaaaaatgagaaaccaaAAGACCTTGAAAAGAACATGTTAGTCAATAatcttcaaaaagaaattaatggaaAGAGATATATGCTTGTGTTGGACGATGTGTGGAATGAGGATCGTGAAAAATGGAGTGAATTGAAACAAATTATAATGGGTGGTGCACAAGGCAGTAGAATCTTAGTGACTACACGGAGTGTAAAAGTGGCAAAGATTTCACGACCTAGTCAACCACATGTGTTACAGGGTTTAGAGGAACAACTTGCTTGGTCTTTATTTAAGAAGATGGCGTTTGAAGAGGGGGAAGAACCGAAGGAAGCAAGTTTTGTAAATATTGGGaaggatattttaaaaatctgtGTAGGGGTGCCGCTTGCAATTAGAACCATAGGAGGTTTATTGTACTTTAAAAAATCTGAAAGAGAGTGGTTATCATTCAAAGACAATG AACTTTTGAAAATACCTCAGAAtgaaaatgacattttaccaaCACTAAAGTTGAGTTACGATTATCTCTCGTCATACTTGAAGCAATGCTTTGCTTATTGTAGTCTATTTCCAAAGGATTATGAGATTGAAAAGGAAAGTTTGATTTATATGTGGATGGCGGAAGGATTCATTAAATTGTATAACGAAAAGCAATGTCCAGAAGATGTTGGGCATGAGTATTTTATGGATTTGCTTTGGAGATCATTCTTTCAagatgttgaagaagatgaacttgGCAATATATCAACATTCAAAATGCATGATCTCATGCATGATATGGCAATACAAGTAATAGGATCAGAGAGCACCACCatttattcaaaagagaaagaCATTGACAATAAAAATCGTCATGTGTCTTTTATAGATACGTTGAACTCATCATCAGAAATTACCTTCTCATTATATAAAGCAAGAAGGATAAGAACATTTCTTTGGCCATGTGAAACAACGTATTGGGACTGTTCAACTTTCAGTGAAATTATTGAAAGATTTAAGTTCATACGCTTGTTGGATTTGCATGGATCGGGAATTAAAACAATTCCAAGTTCTATCAAAAAGTTGAAGCATCTAAGATATCTTGATCTTTCTGAGAATAAAGACATTGAGATGCTTCCTAATTCTATTGTCAAGTTGTACAATTTGCAAACACTTAAACTCTCTGAATGTGATAAACTTAAAGAATTGCCAAGAGATGTTAACAAATTAGTCAATCTCAGGTTTCTTGAGATTGGTGGGTGTTTGGGTTTGACTCATATGCCAAATGGCCTGGACCAATTGACTAATCTACAAACATTGTCAAgatttgtgatgagtaagggTAGGATTGATTCAGTGCCTAGGAGTTACGGTAAATTGAAGGAACTTAACAGGCTAAATGAGCTAAGAGGAAATCTGTCAATTGAAAATCTCAAACACGGAAAAGATGCCGCAATAGAGTATAAGGATGcaaatttgaaagagaaacaACGTCTTGATAGGTTGGACTTAGAGTGGGTAGAAGAAGACATGGATTAG